A region of uncultured Draconibacterium sp. DNA encodes the following proteins:
- a CDS encoding UPF0280 family protein, whose product MLKQIQHDVIGENMKLFEERTYRSQFNTERYTGFEVKHLETDLWIGIDPASYQDGMQELVLAKMKTLRQTFEDYIEKEPFFRKSLKPFQPSDFAPEEAKEMARAAEKAGIGPMSAVAGLFAREIGEEICKNFSVKELLVENGGDIYLLLQDELVLSVFAGESILSERIGLVIPAGSSTFGICTSAGTVGPSISYGKADAVVVVCEDILMADALATALGNKVKTPDHVEKVIKQAENYNEIQSLLIICEDKIGIKGENEIRILK is encoded by the coding sequence ATGCTGAAACAAATTCAGCATGACGTAATAGGGGAAAATATGAAACTTTTTGAAGAACGTACATATCGCAGCCAGTTTAACACCGAACGTTATACAGGATTCGAAGTAAAACACCTGGAAACCGACCTTTGGATCGGTATCGATCCGGCTTCTTACCAAGACGGGATGCAGGAATTGGTTTTGGCAAAAATGAAAACGCTACGCCAAACTTTTGAGGATTATATCGAAAAGGAACCGTTTTTCAGGAAAAGCCTGAAACCATTTCAGCCGTCTGATTTTGCTCCTGAAGAAGCAAAAGAAATGGCTCGTGCTGCCGAGAAAGCCGGAATTGGTCCCATGTCGGCAGTGGCCGGTTTGTTCGCCCGCGAAATTGGTGAAGAAATTTGTAAAAACTTTTCGGTGAAGGAGCTGTTAGTTGAAAACGGTGGCGACATTTATTTGCTTTTACAGGATGAACTGGTTTTATCGGTTTTTGCAGGCGAATCAATTCTATCTGAACGTATCGGGCTGGTAATTCCCGCAGGGAGTAGTACCTTTGGTATTTGTACTTCTGCCGGAACCGTTGGCCCATCGATAAGTTATGGAAAAGCTGATGCCGTGGTGGTGGTTTGCGAAGATATTCTTATGGCGGATGCGTTGGCAACAGCTCTGGGAAATAAGGTAAAAACACCTGACCATGTTGAAAAAGTGATTAAACAGGCAGAAAATTATAACGAGATACAATCGTTGCTCATTATTTGCGAAGATAAGATTGGCATTAAGGGCGAGAATGAGATAAGGATATTGAAATAG
- the metH gene encoding methionine synthase, producing the protein MTTKRDIREELKKRVLVLDGAMGSLIQEYKLDEADYRGELLKDHPSDLKGNNDMLSLTRPDVISEIHEAYLEAGADIICTNTFNATSISQADYNTEEYVYKMNKASAEIAKKLTDKFSEANPDKPRYVAGSVGPTNKTLSLSPDVNDPGYRAISFDEVKIAYREQVEALLDGGVDLLLIETIFDTLNSKAAIFAIEEVLDEKGLNIPLMVSGTITDASGRTLSGQTLEAFLNSVSHVDLLSIGLNCSLGATDLEPYIKELAGKAPFHISAHPNAGLPNQFGEYDETPEIMAGHIKQYLDNNYVNIIGGCCGTTPAHIKAFADMAAKANPHHLAKPSSYTKLSGMEPVTITENTNFLNIGERCNVAGSRKFARLISEEKYEEALTIARHQVENGAQVIDVNMDDAMLDAEKEMTTFLNLIMAEPDIAKLPIMIDSSKWHVIEAGLKCLQGKAIVNSISLKEGEEVFIEQAQKIKRYGAAVIVMAFDEKGQADNTERRKEICSRAYKILTEKVGLPAQDIIFDPNVLTIGTGIEEHNNYAVSFIESVKWIKENLPLAKVSAGVSNVSFAFRGNNVVREAMHSVFLFHAIKAGLDMGIVNPGMLQIYDEIPKDFLERIEDLVLNRRPDATERLLEFAENLQSTSKKEEKKDVWRELPLEERIAHSLVKGLPEFVDEDMAEAVEKYSPALDIIEGPLMDGMNIVGELFGSGKMFLPQVIKSARVMKKAVAYLLPFIEADKAKFKNSTSQKKVLMATVKGDVHDIGKNIVGVVLACNNYEIIDLGVMVPTEKILEEAIKNEVDVIGLSGLITPSLEIMVEIAKEMERRKMNIPVMIGGATTSKIHTAVKIAPEYSAPVVHVKDASLAVNVVSHLISKNEKFLQNLDTEYAQIREFQGKRKAKEYITLEKARENRFPINWNNTPIYKPNFTGVKHLIDFPLEELRKYIDWTFFFITWGLKGHYPQILADEKQGEEAKKLFKEGNEFLDEIIEKKMLQANAAFGIWPAQSDGDDVVLYEDESCQKEIGRFYHLRQQEKKKEGVANFCLSDFVASKESGKVDYCGGFATTAGIGIEKWTKQFREEHNDYKAIMVEALADRLSEAFAELLHLEIRKNYWGYAPDENLSLDQILKIKYQGIRPALGYPACPEHSEKENLFKLMNAEEIGISLTEHFAMYPNASVSGQYFVHPESRYFSLEKVGKDQVEDYAKRKNVSVEFVEKFLPTNLNYK; encoded by the coding sequence ATGACAACAAAAAGAGACATACGGGAAGAACTCAAGAAGAGAGTATTGGTATTGGATGGAGCAATGGGTTCTCTGATTCAGGAATATAAACTGGATGAGGCAGATTACAGGGGCGAATTATTGAAAGATCATCCCAGCGATTTGAAGGGGAACAACGACATGCTGTCGCTTACCCGCCCTGATGTTATTTCAGAGATACATGAAGCCTATTTGGAAGCCGGTGCCGATATTATTTGTACCAACACCTTTAATGCAACCAGCATTTCGCAGGCCGATTACAATACTGAAGAGTATGTTTATAAAATGAATAAAGCTTCGGCAGAAATCGCTAAAAAACTTACCGATAAATTTTCCGAAGCTAATCCGGATAAACCACGTTACGTGGCCGGATCAGTTGGTCCGACCAACAAAACACTATCACTTTCGCCCGATGTAAACGATCCGGGATATCGCGCCATCTCATTCGATGAGGTGAAAATAGCCTATCGCGAACAGGTGGAAGCTCTACTCGATGGTGGAGTTGATCTGTTGTTGATTGAAACAATTTTCGATACGCTGAATAGTAAGGCAGCCATTTTTGCCATTGAAGAAGTTCTTGATGAAAAAGGGCTAAATATCCCACTAATGGTTTCGGGAACCATTACCGATGCCAGTGGCCGTACACTTTCGGGGCAAACGCTGGAAGCTTTCCTAAATTCAGTTTCGCACGTCGATTTGTTAAGTATCGGGCTGAACTGTTCGTTGGGAGCTACCGATCTTGAACCTTACATTAAAGAGCTGGCCGGAAAAGCACCCTTTCACATCAGTGCACACCCTAATGCCGGATTGCCTAACCAGTTTGGCGAGTACGATGAAACGCCCGAAATTATGGCCGGGCACATCAAACAATACCTCGATAACAACTATGTAAATATCATTGGTGGTTGCTGCGGTACAACACCTGCTCACATAAAAGCTTTTGCTGACATGGCTGCCAAAGCCAATCCGCATCATCTTGCTAAACCTTCCAGCTACACAAAATTGAGCGGAATGGAGCCGGTTACCATTACCGAGAACACCAACTTTCTGAATATTGGAGAACGTTGTAACGTAGCCGGATCGCGCAAGTTTGCACGTTTAATAAGTGAAGAAAAATACGAAGAAGCACTTACCATCGCCCGTCACCAGGTTGAAAATGGTGCGCAGGTAATTGACGTGAACATGGACGATGCCATGCTCGATGCGGAAAAGGAAATGACTACTTTTCTGAACCTGATTATGGCCGAACCCGATATTGCGAAACTGCCCATTATGATCGATTCATCAAAATGGCATGTAATTGAAGCCGGGTTAAAATGTTTGCAGGGAAAAGCCATTGTAAACTCCATCAGTTTAAAAGAGGGCGAAGAAGTATTTATCGAGCAGGCGCAAAAAATTAAACGTTACGGTGCAGCCGTTATCGTAATGGCTTTTGACGAAAAAGGCCAGGCCGACAACACCGAACGCCGTAAAGAAATTTGCAGCCGAGCCTATAAAATTCTTACCGAAAAAGTTGGATTGCCCGCACAGGATATTATTTTCGACCCGAACGTGCTGACCATCGGTACCGGCATTGAAGAGCATAACAATTACGCCGTTTCGTTCATCGAATCGGTAAAATGGATAAAAGAAAACCTGCCGTTGGCAAAAGTTAGCGCCGGTGTAAGTAATGTTTCGTTTGCTTTCCGCGGAAACAATGTCGTGCGCGAAGCGATGCACTCGGTGTTCCTTTTCCACGCTATCAAAGCAGGACTTGATATGGGAATTGTAAACCCGGGAATGTTGCAGATTTATGATGAAATTCCAAAAGATTTCCTTGAACGAATTGAAGACCTGGTATTAAACCGCAGGCCGGATGCTACGGAGAGATTACTTGAATTTGCCGAAAACCTGCAGTCTACTTCAAAAAAAGAAGAGAAAAAAGATGTGTGGCGCGAGCTGCCTCTTGAAGAACGAATTGCACACTCGCTGGTGAAAGGATTGCCTGAATTTGTTGACGAAGATATGGCCGAAGCTGTTGAAAAATATTCGCCTGCATTGGACATCATCGAAGGCCCGCTGATGGATGGGATGAACATCGTTGGTGAGTTATTTGGATCAGGAAAAATGTTCCTGCCACAGGTGATCAAATCGGCAAGGGTGATGAAAAAGGCTGTGGCTTATTTGCTGCCGTTTATAGAAGCGGATAAAGCGAAATTTAAAAACAGCACTTCGCAGAAAAAGGTACTGATGGCAACAGTAAAAGGTGATGTTCACGACATTGGTAAAAATATTGTTGGCGTGGTTCTGGCTTGTAACAACTACGAAATCATCGATTTGGGGGTTATGGTTCCAACGGAGAAAATCCTTGAGGAGGCCATTAAAAACGAAGTGGATGTAATCGGGCTGAGCGGATTAATCACTCCGTCGCTGGAAATTATGGTGGAGATTGCCAAAGAAATGGAACGGCGCAAAATGAATATCCCGGTGATGATCGGCGGTGCAACTACATCTAAAATTCATACCGCCGTTAAAATTGCACCTGAATATTCGGCACCGGTTGTTCACGTAAAAGATGCATCACTGGCCGTTAATGTGGTTTCCCATCTGATTTCCAAGAACGAAAAATTCCTACAGAATCTGGATACTGAGTACGCTCAGATTCGCGAATTCCAGGGAAAACGAAAAGCGAAAGAATACATTACGCTCGAAAAAGCACGCGAAAATAGATTCCCGATCAACTGGAACAATACACCAATTTACAAACCGAATTTTACCGGGGTAAAACACTTGATCGACTTCCCGCTGGAAGAACTCCGAAAGTATATCGACTGGACATTCTTCTTCATTACCTGGGGATTAAAAGGGCATTACCCGCAAATTTTGGCCGATGAAAAACAGGGCGAAGAGGCCAAAAAGCTTTTTAAAGAAGGGAATGAATTCCTGGATGAAATTATAGAGAAAAAGATGCTGCAGGCTAATGCTGCATTCGGAATCTGGCCCGCACAATCGGATGGCGACGACGTGGTTTTATACGAAGATGAATCGTGCCAAAAAGAAATCGGACGTTTCTATCATCTTCGTCAGCAAGAAAAGAAAAAAGAGGGCGTAGCGAATTTCTGTTTGTCTGATTTTGTCGCTTCGAAAGAGTCGGGAAAAGTGGATTATTGTGGAGGTTTCGCTACCACTGCCGGAATTGGTATCGAGAAATGGACCAAACAATTCCGTGAAGAACACAACGATTACAAAGCGATAATGGTTGAAGCACTGGCCGACCGTTTAAGTGAAGCTTTTGCCGAACTGCTTCATCTCGAAATTCGTAAGAATTACTGGGGTTATGCACCTGATGAGAACCTGTCGCTCGACCAGATCCTTAAAATAAAATACCAGGGAATTCGTCCGGCTTTGGGCTATCCGGCATGTCCGGAACACTCTGAAAAAGAGAACCTGTTCAAACTAATGAATGCCGAGGAAATTGGCATTTCGCTTACCGAACACTTTGCTATGTATCCGAATGCATCGGTTTCAGGACAGTACTTCGTGCATCCTGAGTCGCGCTATTTCAGTCTCGAGAAAGTGGGAAAAGACCAGGTTGAGGATTATGCGAAACGTAAAAATGTATCGGTAGAATTTGTTGAGAAATTCTTGCCAACAAACCTGAATTACAAGTAA
- the metF gene encoding methylenetetrahydrofolate reductase [NAD(P)H] encodes MKVIDTINQAKKTVFSFELLPPLKGNDVSRLHKTIESLTEFDPKYINITTHRDEIEFKELADGSIVKQTVRKRPGTVAIAADIQHKYGIPVVPHILCGGFTKSETEHVLIDLNFLGINNVLALRGDGLKNQHVFQPTENGHSNANELVKQIKDLGEGIYLDADLKNNKPLDFCIGVAGYPEKHFEAPNMEQDMAYLKQKVDEGADYIVTQMFFDNQVYYDFVDKCRAMGITVPIIPGIKPINLKNQLTVLPKIFSIDLPQELSKELTKCKNNDDARRVGTEWAIYQSKDLVANNVPSLHIYTYGISDNVSEIVKAAF; translated from the coding sequence ATGAAAGTTATAGACACCATAAATCAGGCAAAGAAAACCGTATTTTCTTTTGAACTGTTGCCGCCATTAAAGGGCAACGACGTTTCGCGCCTGCATAAAACGATTGAAAGCTTAACGGAGTTCGATCCGAAATACATTAACATTACCACTCACCGCGACGAGATTGAATTTAAAGAACTCGCCGATGGAAGCATTGTGAAACAAACAGTGCGCAAACGCCCGGGAACGGTTGCCATTGCTGCCGATATTCAACACAAATACGGCATTCCGGTGGTTCCGCATATTTTATGTGGCGGTTTCACCAAGAGCGAAACGGAGCACGTACTTATTGACCTTAACTTTTTGGGAATTAACAACGTTCTGGCATTACGCGGCGACGGACTTAAGAACCAACATGTTTTTCAACCCACCGAGAATGGGCACTCAAATGCCAACGAATTGGTTAAACAAATTAAGGATCTTGGAGAAGGTATTTACCTGGATGCAGATCTGAAAAACAATAAACCACTTGATTTTTGTATTGGTGTTGCCGGTTATCCGGAGAAACATTTTGAAGCGCCAAACATGGAGCAAGACATGGCTTACCTGAAACAAAAAGTAGATGAAGGAGCGGATTACATTGTTACCCAAATGTTTTTCGACAACCAGGTTTATTACGATTTTGTGGACAAATGCCGCGCAATGGGAATTACAGTTCCGATTATTCCGGGAATTAAGCCTATCAACCTGAAAAACCAGTTAACGGTGCTTCCAAAAATCTTTAGCATCGACTTGCCACAGGAATTATCAAAAGAGCTGACAAAGTGCAAAAACAACGATGACGCACGCCGTGTAGGAACAGAGTGGGCCATTTACCAATCGAAAGATTTGGTTGCCAATAATGTACCATCGTTACACATTTATACCTATGGTATTTCTGATAATGTTAGTGAAATTGTAAAGGCTGCTTTCTAA
- a CDS encoding DUF4837 family protein has protein sequence MKRINHLVFLLLVAAIFAGCDSDSTVMYKNITGKAGEMVVVISKDSWNGKPGEVLRETLAQPHAGLPQEEPLFDLIDVPHEAFKDIFRSTRNIVQTTISPNVDESGIKFTDDVWAYPQATIQIRAKNADEFEKIFNENKDRILSYFVQAEKERITMNYKNTYEKAVFNTLNTEFNATMKVPPGFRIMEKKKDFLWVQFDSPEITQGIVIYSYPYVSDSAFTVGYQLPIRDSLLKKYVPGPTDGSYMSTEKRLDQINNVIKHNGNYASEMRGLWRVENDFMGGPYVALSELDASNQRVINAFGFVYAPSKDKRNLLRQLEAMIYSLKLNNQADNDKLNQQDIEIQVEG, from the coding sequence ATGAAACGTATTAACCACCTTGTTTTTCTATTGCTCGTTGCTGCAATTTTTGCCGGCTGCGATTCCGACTCAACTGTTATGTACAAAAATATTACCGGGAAAGCCGGTGAAATGGTTGTAGTAATATCAAAAGATTCGTGGAATGGTAAACCCGGAGAAGTTCTTCGCGAAACGCTGGCGCAACCGCACGCGGGCTTGCCACAGGAAGAACCGCTTTTCGATTTGATTGATGTGCCGCACGAAGCTTTTAAAGATATTTTCAGATCGACCCGAAACATTGTACAAACTACTATCTCTCCGAATGTTGACGAGAGCGGAATAAAATTCACCGACGATGTGTGGGCTTATCCGCAGGCAACCATACAAATTCGTGCTAAAAATGCCGATGAATTTGAAAAGATCTTCAATGAGAACAAGGACAGAATACTATCCTATTTTGTGCAGGCTGAGAAAGAGCGTATAACAATGAATTATAAAAACACCTACGAAAAGGCCGTTTTTAATACGCTGAACACCGAGTTTAATGCAACCATGAAAGTGCCACCGGGTTTCCGGATCATGGAAAAGAAAAAGGATTTTCTGTGGGTACAATTTGATTCGCCTGAAATTACTCAGGGAATTGTGATTTATTCGTATCCTTATGTTTCTGATAGCGCTTTTACAGTTGGTTATCAGTTGCCAATCCGCGACAGTTTACTTAAAAAATACGTTCCCGGCCCAACTGACGGAAGTTATATGTCGACAGAAAAACGCCTCGATCAGATTAATAATGTAATCAAGCACAATGGAAATTATGCATCCGAAATGCGTGGTTTGTGGCGTGTTGAGAATGATTTTATGGGTGGACCATACGTTGCACTATCGGAATTAGATGCATCGAACCAGCGTGTAATTAACGCTTTTGGGTTTGTATATGCACCAAGTAAAGATAAACGTAACTTGTTGCGTCAGCTGGAAGCAATGATTTACTCGTTGAAATTAAATAACCAGGCTGATAACGATAAATTAAATCAACAGGATATTGAAATCCAGGTGGAAGGATAG
- the tatA gene encoding twin-arginine translocase TatA/TatE family subunit, giving the protein MNLFVVAGFIGPQEIIIILIIVLLLFGGRKIPELMKGLGKGMKEFKEATKEDDAEDKKPESEKIDK; this is encoded by the coding sequence ATGAATTTATTTGTAGTTGCAGGATTTATCGGACCTCAGGAAATAATAATCATCTTAATAATTGTTTTACTTTTATTTGGTGGTCGTAAAATTCCGGAGTTGATGAAAGGGCTTGGAAAAGGAATGAAAGAATTTAAAGAAGCCACAAAAGAGGACGATGCTGAGGATAAAAAACCGGAAAGCGAAAAAATCGACAAGTAA
- the rseP gene encoding RIP metalloprotease RseP, producing the protein MESILIKTAQLLLSLSILVVLHEAGHFMFARLFKTRVEKFYLFFNPWFSLFKIKKGETEYGIGWLPLGGYVKISGMIDESMDKEAMKLPPQPWEFRAKPAWQRLLIMVGGVLMNFIFAMVIYIGVLYAWGEQYLPTENVKYGVVVNETGEELGFKTGDKILTVDNQYIEQFSKIVPTIVLDGAKTVQVERDGQKVDVEITGEDLALLLKSKGIWEERFPYDIQIGRLAKDLPAQQAGLEVGDILGNVDGKSFDFYDQFSTYVESKKGQEVSIDINRDGQKMTKNVTVNEDGKLGFNPAFNNPDVFEFKTIKYGFLESIPAGIDRGVQTTGNYLKQFKLFFKKETKAYESLGGFATIGNIFSSSWDWAHFWNMTAFISIILAIMNLLPIPALDGGHVMFLFGEMITGRKPGEKFLEYAQIAGMVLLLALVLYANANDIIKMINGTF; encoded by the coding sequence ATGGAGTCGATATTAATTAAAACAGCACAGTTACTTTTAAGTCTGTCGATATTGGTGGTTTTGCACGAAGCCGGCCACTTTATGTTTGCCCGTTTATTTAAAACCCGGGTAGAAAAATTTTACCTCTTTTTTAATCCGTGGTTCTCGCTTTTTAAAATAAAGAAAGGCGAAACCGAGTACGGAATCGGGTGGTTACCACTTGGCGGTTACGTGAAAATTTCGGGAATGATCGATGAATCGATGGACAAAGAAGCCATGAAACTACCACCGCAACCCTGGGAATTTCGTGCAAAACCGGCCTGGCAACGTTTGCTGATTATGGTTGGTGGAGTACTGATGAATTTCATTTTTGCAATGGTAATTTACATTGGTGTGCTTTATGCATGGGGCGAACAATACCTGCCAACCGAGAATGTAAAATACGGTGTTGTAGTTAACGAAACCGGCGAGGAGCTTGGTTTTAAAACCGGCGATAAAATTCTTACCGTTGATAATCAATACATCGAGCAATTCAGCAAAATTGTACCAACCATTGTTTTAGATGGTGCAAAAACGGTTCAGGTAGAGCGCGACGGACAGAAAGTTGATGTGGAGATTACCGGAGAAGATTTGGCACTATTGCTAAAAAGCAAAGGTATTTGGGAAGAGCGTTTTCCTTACGATATCCAGATCGGGCGTTTGGCAAAAGATCTGCCTGCACAACAGGCCGGTCTTGAAGTTGGTGATATTTTAGGAAATGTTGATGGAAAATCGTTTGATTTTTACGACCAGTTTAGTACGTATGTTGAATCAAAGAAAGGTCAGGAAGTTTCCATTGATATTAACCGCGATGGTCAGAAAATGACAAAAAATGTAACTGTAAACGAAGATGGTAAGCTTGGTTTTAATCCGGCTTTCAATAATCCGGATGTTTTCGAATTTAAAACCATCAAATACGGATTTTTAGAATCTATTCCTGCAGGTATCGATCGTGGTGTTCAAACTACCGGAAATTACCTGAAACAATTTAAACTGTTCTTTAAAAAAGAAACAAAAGCATACGAATCGCTGGGAGGATTTGCAACCATCGGAAATATTTTTTCTTCTTCATGGGATTGGGCGCATTTCTGGAATATGACAGCGTTTATTTCTATTATTTTGGCCATTATGAACCTCTTGCCAATTCCTGCATTGGATGGCGGACACGTAATGTTTTTATTTGGCGAAATGATTACCGGACGAAAACCCGGTGAGAAATTTTTGGAGTATGCACAAATTGCCGGAATGGTATTACTTTTGGCTTTGGTGCTTTATGCCAATGCCAACGATATAATTAAAATGATTAACGGTACATTTTAA